The nucleotide window ATGATGTCTATGACTTGTTCATGTGTAGAAATTGGTAAAAGATGAATTAAGTCCTCTTGCAATTTATCCCTCACAATGTGACAATTAACCTCAATATGCTTTGCACGCTCGTGAAATACTGGGTTAGTAGCATATAAATGGCAGATTTACTATCGCAGTACAAATTCACAGGTTTACCAAGAGGTGCTCCTAAGTCTTTCAACACATAACTAAGCCATTAAGCTTCTCTGGTGGCCAGTGCAAGAGCCCGATACTCTGCCTCAGAGGAAGAAAGCTATGATAGTTACTCGCTTCTTGCTCTTCCAAGTGACAAGGGAGGAACCCTTTATAGAAGCAATAGGCTGAAACCAATCGTCGCAATTTGGGGCATCCAACCCAGTCAGAATCAGAAAATCCAATGAGAGATAGATCAGAATTGGCCGAGAAGAATAGCCCCGCTGCCGGAGAGTTCTTTATGTACCTG belongs to Arachis duranensis cultivar V14167 chromosome 8, aradu.V14167.gnm2.J7QH, whole genome shotgun sequence and includes:
- the LOC107461935 gene encoding uncharacterized mitochondrial protein AtMg00240-like codes for the protein MDYGAKLSKDDGDSLPDSSDYRKIIGKPLYLSNTRPDISFAIGKLSQFLDCPTTNHLQLAHRILRYIKNSPAAGLFFSANSDLSLIGFSDSDWVGCPKLRRLVSAYCFYKGFLPCHLEEQEASNYHSFLPLRQSIGLLHWPPEKLNGLVMC